The genomic region GATAAACAGGTGTATTACCAGCTGTGCACATCAAGCCGCACAGCCGGCTGTGGAGACCCATAAAGCCCACTAGCAGCTGTGGAGACCCATAAAGCCCAGTAGCAGCTGTGGAGACCCATAAAGCCCACTAGCAGCTGTGGAGACCCATAAAGCCCACTAGCAGCTGTGGAGACCCATAAAGCCCACTAGCAGCTGTGGAGACCCATAAAGCCTACAAGCTGCTGTGGAGACCCATAAAGCTCACTAGTGGCTTCCCAGGCTAGGTCGTACCCAGGCAGCACGTgccgctagctagctagttttttTTTACTTTCCATTTTCCACACATCCACTCGGTGTCACTATGTAATACAGTTAACACAACTACCGCTGTGTCCATGTGGCTGTTTGTTAGATCGTGGATCTGGACACGAAGCGGAATATGAACAGGGAAGCGTTGAATGCTCTGAAACATGAGATGGCATCGGAAGGTGGGTGCAGAACAATGACAGTTTGGAGCTCTTATTCAAAGATGAATACAACCCAAAATACACTTCCTCCCTCTTTGATACACTCAATTAAAAGTCACAGAGGCAGAGCTGTGGACAATGATGACATTTCATATCAGTCTTTCTAAATAATTATTCATGTTCCATTATCTCTCAGAAAAGACTTCTATATTTAAAAATGAATCACCGGCAATTTAATCTCTTCTTATCCTTTTTTTGTACATGCAGAAAAAGTGAAGGTTTGCTTTGGAAACATGTTCATCAAATTCCCCAAAGCAAAGACGAAAGAGATGATACAGAGAGGTAAGAGCTGTGAAGCAGGATGCCAGCCTCTGTAATGTCCTGATTAATGACTGAAGCAGGATGCCAGCCTCTGTAATGTCCTGTTTAATGACTGTGAAGCAGGATGCCAGCCTCTGTAGTGTCCTGATTAATGACTGTGAAGCAGGATGCCAGCCTCTGTAATGTCCTGTTGAATGACTGTGAAGCAGGATGCCAGCCTCTGTAATGTCCTGTTTCATCTGTCGTGTGTTGGGTTTCTCTGACCAGACCAGCAGCAGCTAGACAAGGAGATCAACAACCTTCGCCAAGCCCTTAAAGACAAACTGAACCGCCTCAATGAACTGCAAGGTAAAAATCATTACATAACGTCATCAACCATGCTTCCTTTAGGCTGTAGTGAACAGTatagggcccggtttcccaaaagcctcttaaggctaagttcatttCATCATAGAACCACAGGATCCTATGGTTTTAATGATGCGCTTAGCCTTAACATGCTTTTGGAAAACCGGGCCCTGATCAGTAATGTATCCTTCAACAATACATAACCTAATGTTATTCTGCATTACCTCCAACAATACCTAATGTTATTCTGTATTAACTCCAACAATATCTAATGTTGGTCTGCATTGCCTCCAACAATACCTAATGTTATTCTGCATTACCTCCAACAATACATTGATTGTTTGCATTATCTCTTCCGACAATGTATAGTTGCTTGCATTATCTCCGTCAACAATGCAGTTAGGCTGCATTACCTCCTCCGACAATGCTTAGGCTACATTACCTCCAACAATGCATAGATAGTTCGCATTATCTCCTCCAACAATTCATAGTTAGGCTACATTGCCGCCTTTGACAATGCATAGGCTGCATTACCTCCTTTGACGATGCATAGTAAGTCTGCATTCCCTCATTCGACAATGCATAGCCTGCATTACCTCCGACAATGCCTAGTTAGTTTGCGTTACCTCATTCGACAATGAATAGGCTGCATTATCTTGTGATGTGGATAGTGTTGTAAAgacttgtgtttgtgtttccaggGAAACCGGAGCTGACAGGATACAACCTGTCTCCTCTTTCCGAAGTCGAGGTGAAAGCCATCAACCACCTGATGAAGAGATGAGGTTAGGGTTTTAGATGGGGTCTGACCCAATGGCGGCTGGTGGTAATTTATATTGGAGGCTCTGGAACAGAAttaatggaacagtatcaaacacatggtttcaggAACAACAGATCCTAAACCCCACGTGGACCCTCAACAGTGGGAATATTATAAAAcgtatataaatgcaacatgtgaagtgcTGGTCCCTTGtatcatgagctaaaataaaagattccagacattttccatatgcacaaatgtctttacatccctgttagtgagcattttcctTTGCCCAaataatccatccaactgacaggtATGTTttatatcaataagctgattaaacaacatgatcattacacagatggcTCAGAATACATTCGAGGAAATTGAGGAACTTATTCCAGAAAgatcaagtgtaatatattataaaaacaaAGTAAAGTGGATGGAATATGTggaaaaattaaaaaaaatatatattttttttacttgttACAAATTACGGAGtcacccatgattcaccaaattatattttgaaagagaaTGAAAAGTACTTTAATGTTTTCATTTCATTCTCCATCTTCTCTAACCAAAGTTAATTGTATGGATTTCTTTTTCTATgaataatgtaaaatgaacatgtgtacagaaagactcatgtgaaggacAAATTAcagaggaacttcttgatgcaattaaggcctttaaggctgggaaaactccaggg from Oncorhynchus kisutch isolate 150728-3 linkage group LG5, Okis_V2, whole genome shotgun sequence harbors:
- the pdrg1 gene encoding p53 and DNA damage-regulated protein 1, whose translation is MEAERILQYLTEVEEAAEDVLANKQQIVDLDTKRNMNREALNALKHEMASEEKVKVCFGNMFIKFPKAKTKEMIQRDQQQLDKEINNLRQALKDKLNRLNELQGKPELTGYNLSPLSEVEVKAINHLMKR